The Alnus glutinosa chromosome 7, dhAlnGlut1.1, whole genome shotgun sequence genome includes a region encoding these proteins:
- the LOC133872461 gene encoding cytochrome P450 705A22-like, with protein sequence MSKVPFIYWQKHKKNPLICFFHFQYQKPMATAFDFADYCYIFLFWIIATLLVNSFIKRCANFRSNARHPPGPPALPIIGHLHLLSARLPTSLEALAKRYGPLMQIRIGTSTFLVVSDTSLAKEILKTHDVDFASKYVFGPQQHSIYKDDSFINCPYGTYWRFMKKLCVTRLFAGPQIDRFIDIREQETLKLLKSLLDRASKGEASDLSMELSSLTNNLICRMAMGKKWSENPNLSIEIRNLVRNIMGSGAKLGFTEVFGPLKRFDISGYGKKLREALWSFDGVLEQIMRDYEKNEMKGSEKEERDVMDILLETYRDKKAEVKLTREQIKFFFLELFLAGVDTTSAAILWAMTELINHPQVSKKLRVEIESVVGSSRLVKESDVPNLPYLQAVIKETLRLHPPGALLRRQCHHDCKLGGFDIKQGTKILINSYAIMRDPKIWDEPEKFLPERFLNNSGDQTFEQMGTKGQDFRFLPFGSGRRSCIGQPHASIVLHGTIGSLIQCFDWKLKDGEKADVQVVKGYAGAVAHSLVCYPITHFDPFN encoded by the exons ATGTCAAAAGTTCCATTTATTTACTGgcaaaaacacaagaaaaatcCATTAATTTGTTTCTTCCATTTCCAATACCAGAAACCAATGGCCACCGCTTTTGATTTTGCCGACTACTGCTACATTTTCCTTTTCTGGATAATCGCTACTCTATTGGTGAATTCTTTCATCAAAAGATGCGCCAACTTTCGCTCCAATGCTCGCCACCCACCAGGCCCACCAGCCCTACCCATCATCGGCCACCTTCATCTTCTAAGCGCTCGACTACCGACGTCGTTAGAAGCCCTAGCCAAGCGCTACGGCCCTCTCATGCAAATAAGAATCGGAACGTCAACTTTCCTTGTAGTTTCCGACACGTCCCTAGCTAAGGAAATCCTGAAGACCCATGATGTTGATTTCGCGTCTAAGTACGTGTTTGGTCCCCAACAGCACTCGATATACAAAGATGACAGTTTCATTAACTGTCCTTATGGAACCTATTGGCGGTTCATGAAGAAGCTATGCGTAACGAGGTTGTTTGCCGGTCCACAGATTGACCGGTTCATCGATATCCGAGAGCAGGAGACGTTGAAGCTATTGAAATCGCTTCTAGACAGAGCTAGCAAAGGAGAAGCAAGCGATTTGAGTATGGAGCTGTCGTCGTTGACCAACAATCTGATTTGTCGAATGGCGATGGGGAAGAAATGGTCGGAGAATCCTAATCTGTCTATAGAGATTAGGAATTTGGTTAGGAACATTATGGGGAGTGGTGCCAAGTTGGGGTTTACTGAAGTTTTTGGACCTTTGAAGAGATTTGACATCTCTGGATATGGGAAGAAGCTTCGGGAGGCACTTTGGTCGTTTGATGGTGTTTTGGAGCAGATCATGAGGGACTATGAAAAGAATGAGATGAAGGGTagtgaaaaagaagagagagatgtGATGGACATATTGTTGGAGACTTACAGAGACAAGAAAGCAGAGGTGAAGCTGACGAGAGAACAGATCAAGTTTTTCTTCTTA gaACTATTTTTGGCGGGCGTTGATACCACATCAGCAGCCATTCTATGGGCCATGACAGAGCTCATCAACCATCCCCAAGTGTCGAAGAAGCTAAGGGTTGAGATTGAATCAGTTGTGGGGTCCAGCAGGCTAGTCAAAGAATCGGACGTCCCCAACCTCCCCTACTTGCAAGCAGTCATTAAGGAAACCCTAAGACTACACCCCCCAGGGGCGTTACTTCGAAGACAATGCCACCACGATTGCAAGCTTGGTGGGTTTGATATAAAGCAGGGAACCAAGATTTTGATCAATTCTTACGCAATCATGCGAGACCCAAAGATTTGGGATGAACCGGAAAAGTTCCTACCGGAGAGGTTCTTGAACAATTCCGGTGATCAGACTTTTGAGCAGATGGGAACCAAGGGCCAGGATTTTCGTTTCCTTCCATTTGGTAGCGGAAGAAGATCATGCATTGGTCAACCACACGCTTCGATAGTGTTGCACGGAACCATCGGATCCCTGATCCAATGTTTTGACTGGAAACTTAAAGATGGGGAGAAGGCTGATGTACAAGTTGTGAAGGGATACGCAGGAGCGGTGGCACACTCTCTTGTGTGTTATCCTATCACACATttcgatccatttaattaa
- the LOC133874271 gene encoding cytochrome P450 93A3-like: MAPSSSNFVDYCFFFFIWAVSNLLVRFLIKTCNKSRAKIRNPPSPLALPIIGHLHLLSPSLPKSLQNLARRYGPLMQIRIGATSFIIASNAAVAREMLKTHDIDFASRFEFGPSNYNIYSGAGFVTGPNGSYWRFMKKLCMTKLFAGPQLDRFNHIREQEIENLLKSLLKSSGEGKACDLAAELTTLTNNLLCRMALSKRCSAYDATGAKEIRKLVVEIMRLAAKIGVNDVFGPLRKFDLFGHGKRLVESLWRYDRFFEQIMKEYEDNMGDGVQGKEAADLMSIVLETYKDTNAEVKITRNQIKFFFIELLMASVDTLSAGIQWAMAELINHPQVFKKLRDEINMAVGSSRLVKESDVPNLPYLQAVVKESLRLHSPAPLIFRESTKDCKINGFDVKAKTKAMINAYAIMRDPEYWNDPDAFVPERFLVNSNDQMEINGRDFRYLPFGGGRRRCIGGTHAILVTQVTLGALTQCFDWKVKDGEKIDIKGASGFSGAMSLPLVCYPITRFDPF; the protein is encoded by the exons ATGGCCCCTAGTTCGTCTAATTTTGTGGATtactgcttcttcttttttatttgggcTGTCTCAAATCTCTTGGTGCGTTTCTTGATCAAAACATGCAATAAATCTCGTGCCAAAATTCGGAACCCACCGAGCCCACTCGCTCTACCGATTATTGGCCACCTTCATCTCCTGAGCCCTTCATTACCAAAGTCATTACAAAACTTAGCTCGACGCTATGGTCCGCTCATGCAGATACGTATTGGTGCAACTTCTTTTATTATTGCTTCCAATGCCGCTGTCGCAAGAGAAATGTTGAAAACCCATGACATTGACTTTGCTTCCAGATTTGAATTTGGCCCTTCGAACTACAACATTTACAGCGGAGCTGGTTTTGTTACGGGCCCCAATGGCAGCTATTGGCGGTTCATGAAGAAGCTATGCATGACCAAGCTATTCGCCGGCCCTCAGCTAGACCGTTTCAACCACATTCGAGAGCAAGAGATTGAAAATCTCTTAAAATCCCTGTTGAAGAGCTCCGGAGAAGGAAAGGCGTGCGATTTAGCGGCGGAGTTAACGACCTTGACAAATAATTTACTGTGTAGAATGGCTTTGAGCAAGAGATGTTCGGCCTACGACGCCACGGGAGCCAAGGAGATCAGAAAGTTGGTCGTGGAAATTATGCGGCTTGCGGCAAAAATAGGTGTCAATGACGTGTTTGGTCCTTTGAGGAAGTTTGACCTCTTCGGACATGGGAAAAGGCTCGTGGAGAGTCTTTGGCGGTATGATCGGTTTTTCGAGCAGATCATGAAGGAGTACGAAGACAACATGGGAGACGGCGTGCAAGGGAAAGAAGCGGCAGATCTGATGAGTATTGTGTTGGAGACTTATAAAGACACAAATGCTGAAGTGAAGATAACAAGAAATCAGATCAAGTTTTTCTTCATA GAACTACTTATGGCAAGCGTTGATACTTTATCGGCAGGAATACAATGGGCCATGGCCGAGCTAATCAACCATCCCCAGGTATTTAAGAAGCTTAGAGATGAGATTAACATGGCTGTGGGGTCAAGCAGGCTAGTCAAAGAATCGGACGTCCCAAATCTTCCTTACTTGCAAGCGGTTGTGAAGGAATCCCTAAGATTACATTCTCCAGCACCGCTCATCTTCAGAGAAAGCACCAAGGACTGCAAGATCAACGGCTTTGATGTAAAGGCTAAGACTAAAGCGATGATCAATGCGTATGCCATAATGCGGGACCCGGAGTATTGGAATGACCCAGATGCGTTTGTACCGGAGAGATTTTTGGTCAACTCCAATGATCAGATGGAAATCAACGGTCGGGATTTTCGTTACCTTCCATTTGGGGGCGGAAGAAGACGATGCATTGGTGGAACACATGCAATACTGGTGACGCAAGTGACACTTGGAGCGTTGACCCAATGCTTTGACTGGAAAGTCAAAGATGGGGAGAAGATTGATATAAAGGGAGCGTCGGGATTTTCTGGAGCAATGTCACTTCCTCTTGTGTGTTATCCAATTACTCGTTTTGATCCATTTTAG